In the genome of Arachis stenosperma cultivar V10309 chromosome 6, arast.V10309.gnm1.PFL2, whole genome shotgun sequence, the window cagagcttgattTCAAAAACGAACGTAGAAAACAAAGTAAATcggaaaaaaaacaaagaaagagaatatAAGGAGAAACGCACAAAAATAACGAAAGAGAATGCACGAAAACGAAGGAAGAAAAACGcagacaaaattcaaaaaaagaaacaaaatcctTTCGAAAAAGGAAGTTATATATTTGTGCGTTGATTGAAAAATCTATAAAATTAAGAGGCATGTGGAATATACGTGTTTAAGTCGTACGTGTGAGGGTGATTTAGGATAAAATAACTTGTATGATAAAATGGTTTGTAGTAGAGAATAATTATTATTCCATATACCTAATTccaattaaattaaaaacaatgaGGTGACATTTGTTTATCCCATTAATTATTATGCGAATCCCTACACTTCCTATAGTCCTATACCAAGTGCAATTAACCTAGTGTTTTGATTTTTAGCAAATATAAGTAGTTTGACATTTAATGATTTGGAAGTGAAATCTATTTCTCTTATgagtattaatttttaaaagtgtatcaaaggttctttcaattgaataaaataacatgaaaaaactaaaagaaaaacaaaataaatttaaaaataaaatgactgaaattaaaataaataacattaaatttaaataaaatagtaaattacTTTTAATGAGATTGAAAGACTTTTGAAATCAAATACAAACGCTGAATCTATCTTAAAAGaagattgaaaaaataaaattacttaaaatataaatttgcaagaaaggtaaatatGACAagaattttaaaagaaatttaaaagacatAGAAGAAATcctatagaaaaaaaaattcttaacagaCTCAAAAATTTATTGTAAATGTGAGTCTGCGaaagtattttttaatatgagattctaacttttttttttgaacattCACCTATTTATAAAAGTTTTTcacaaatcaaattcaaatataacTCCCACATACATTAATctttgaataattatttttactcttttgcACCATATGAATAACTACCATTAATTAGCTTCATTTatcaacttttttattttttcgattACTTCATTTTTCTTCTATGAATCCTTATCAATCAAAATTCACCTCCTTATCGATATGACATTTTCGATGAGTCCCATAAAACAACTTTCTACTTCAAGCAcagaacttatttatttgttttccCCCAACACCTAGCTACGACCATTTTACATGTTCGGGACAGGATTCCTTCCCTCTACATGTGCTTGACTAAAATATCTATGTTTAGTGTTAAGTAATGAATTATTTCCTCGGGCAGTTGACATCACGCATTCCCTTGGCCTCACTCGCACTGGCAACCCACCTTTGATCCTCAAAGTCAATGACATATGTTGCTCCGGACACGTGTCCTTATCCACAGCGTCGATCTCAAACCTCTCCATGGCAGCTGCCACAATAGACTTCATTTGAATATAAGCCATCTCCTTTCCCAAACACATCCTCGCTCCGGCATGAAAAACCGGATACCTAAACGGGCTTTCGGTTCGAAAAACCCCACCCTCCTCATCAAACCACCTTTCCGGTTTAAATTCTACGCAATCACTCCCCCAAATACTCTCCATCCTCCCCATCGCGTAAGTATGATAAGTCACAAACCAATTCTTCTTAATCCCTGTACCATCCGGCAAAACGTCGTCGTTCAAGCACGCCATCGTGTCGACATGAACGGGAGGGTACAACCTCATTGATTCCGTAATCGCGGCGTGTAAGTACTTTAACTCCTTCAACTCTTCGTACCCAAACGATGCCTCCCCGTGATCACGCTTTTCGCACGACGCACGAACGGTTTCGATTTCTTTGATTATCTTATCCTTGACGTCAGGCCTTGAAGAGAGAATCCAAAAGAACCAACTCAGCGCAGATGACGTTGTATCGCGCCCCGCCAAAATGAAGCTTATAACAATATCGCGTAGAAACTCAGGGGAGTTCTCCTCTTTGGCCATGAACCGCGATAAAAGGTCCATGTCATCGTTGTGGGGGTCCTTTGCTTCCATTCTGGACCGTATGATATTATCAGCGAACGCGTGTACGGTGCAGATTGATTCCCTAAGCTTCCTTTCACTTCCAACGTTGAGAAA includes:
- the LOC130935574 gene encoding cytochrome P450 CYP94D108-like gives rise to the protein MELFSTQTLLLFLSFLTFLYLHNRNPKTRPPGFKAYPLVGSLPDFLLNRHRFLDWTTDVLRNCPTHSAVFRRPGKVHGIITANPDNVEHILKTNFHNYPKGERFNYLLRDFLGQGIFNSDGDLWKLQRKTASYEFNTKSLRNFAIQNVTVEIQTRLIPLLQRASKSESILDLQDVLERFAFDNICKLAFNVDPACLDGGSGDAAVGAEFMRAFEDAATLSSGRFMSVFGWVWELKKFLNVGSERKLRESICTVHAFADNIIRSRMEAKDPHNDDMDLLSRFMAKEENSPEFLRDIVISFILAGRDTTSSALSWFFWILSSRPDVKDKIIKEIETVRASCEKRDHGEASFGYEELKELKYLHAAITESMRLYPPVHVDTMACLNDDVLPDGTGIKKNWFVTYHTYAMGRMESIWGSDCVEFKPERWFDEEGGVFRTESPFRYPVFHAGARMCLGKEMAYIQMKSIVAAAMERFEIDAVDKDTCPEQHMSLTLRIKGGLPVRVRPRECVMSTARGNNSLLNTKHRYFSQAHVEGRNPVPNM